The Fructilactobacillus ixorae genome has a window encoding:
- a CDS encoding class I SAM-dependent DNA methyltransferase, producing MIYSQFATFYDQLFDNELYPKWADYVRRWVQPPARVLDLACGTGRLLVLLAQAGYQVTGVDLSAEMLALANQHLAEAETTVPLLQLNMLDLQELGEFDVVTCFDDSLCYLQDLTEVTQVLQTVADRLPVGGQFLFDVITPYQTDVKYPGYMYNYQDDDQAFMWTTYAGRVSHAVEHDLTFFHYQPDLGAYAAYAETHRERTYPLGDYEQALHSAGFGAISVTSDFGNAPVTDTTTRWFLRGVKQ from the coding sequence ATGATTTATAGTCAGTTTGCCACGTTTTACGATCAACTGTTTGATAATGAGTTGTATCCAAAATGGGCCGATTACGTGAGGCGGTGGGTTCAACCCCCAGCCCGGGTGTTAGACCTCGCCTGTGGCACTGGCCGGCTACTGGTGTTGTTAGCTCAAGCTGGTTACCAGGTAACCGGGGTGGATTTGTCTGCCGAGATGCTGGCGCTTGCCAACCAACACCTGGCAGAGGCGGAGACCACCGTCCCCTTATTACAACTAAACATGCTGGATTTACAGGAGCTAGGTGAGTTTGACGTGGTCACGTGTTTTGATGACTCTTTGTGTTACTTACAGGATCTAACCGAAGTCACGCAAGTTTTGCAAACGGTGGCTGACCGGTTGCCCGTTGGCGGGCAATTTTTATTTGATGTGATCACGCCCTACCAAACTGATGTAAAGTATCCTGGTTACATGTATAACTATCAAGACGACGACCAGGCTTTCATGTGGACGACCTATGCGGGCCGTGTTTCCCATGCAGTTGAGCATGATTTAACCTTTTTTCACTACCAGCCGGATTTAGGTGCGTATGCAGCCTATGCGGAAACGCACCGTGAGCGGACCTACCCACTAGGTGATTACGAACAAGCACTTCACAGTGCGGGGTTTGGAGCGATTAGCGTGACCAGTGACTTTGGAAACGCACCGGTCACCGATACCACTACCCGGTGGTTTTTGCGGGGTGTGAAGCAATGA
- a CDS encoding nucleotidyltransferase: MTALRAVAVIAEYVPFHNGHLWQLRQAQRLTQANVTVAIMSGNWTQRGEPAVFDKWTRTKMALANGVDLVIELPAVSAVQPAHLFAQRAVELVQALQCDDLSFGSEHPDWDFNQLAQLDVQATGQEFQDHHLNFPTAFRQALLREYGLALQEPNDTLGFWYAQAAGQFPHPVHLVPVKRQGSGHRDQHLGQTISSGTAIRRALLAGDLDYRTSVPDATKQAWAGLTPLDWEQFWPYLKYAITQQTPAELRQIYQMTEGLEYRLQRLAPSAPSFANFLAAVKTKRYTYPRLQRLCTYILLNFQDPAVRAYQPVLRVLGMTTRGQQYLHTVKKHLELPLITTASKTALNQGLALEARAGLVTELVNGRVQDRGRSVIRKPAIKE, from the coding sequence ATGACAGCGCTCCGGGCCGTCGCGGTGATTGCTGAGTATGTTCCGTTTCATAACGGTCACCTGTGGCAATTACGTCAGGCCCAGCGACTAACCCAGGCCAACGTGACGGTGGCCATCATGAGTGGCAATTGGACCCAGCGGGGGGAACCGGCCGTCTTTGATAAGTGGACCAGAACGAAGATGGCATTAGCCAATGGGGTCGATTTAGTAATTGAATTGCCAGCGGTTTCTGCGGTTCAGCCGGCCCATTTGTTTGCACAGCGAGCCGTGGAGCTGGTGCAAGCTTTACAATGTGACGATTTATCGTTTGGCAGTGAACACCCAGACTGGGATTTTAACCAGCTGGCGCAGCTCGACGTCCAGGCTACCGGACAAGAATTCCAGGATCACCACTTGAATTTTCCCACGGCTTTTCGCCAGGCGTTGCTACGGGAGTATGGACTGGCATTGCAGGAACCCAACGATACACTGGGATTTTGGTACGCCCAGGCGGCGGGGCAGTTCCCGCATCCTGTGCACCTGGTTCCCGTAAAACGCCAGGGCAGCGGTCATCGTGACCAGCACCTTGGACAAACGATTTCGAGTGGAACCGCGATTCGCCGGGCATTACTGGCCGGAGATTTGGATTACCGCACCAGTGTTCCCGATGCCACTAAACAGGCGTGGGCCGGCTTAACCCCCTTAGATTGGGAACAATTTTGGCCGTATTTGAAGTATGCGATTACCCAACAGACGCCGGCTGAATTACGGCAGATTTACCAGATGACAGAGGGCTTAGAGTACCGGTTACAACGGTTGGCACCATCGGCACCTTCGTTTGCGAATTTTTTAGCGGCTGTAAAAACCAAACGGTATACCTATCCGCGGTTACAACGATTGTGTACGTATATTTTACTTAACTTTCAGGATCCGGCTGTTCGTGCTTATCAACCGGTGCTGCGAGTCTTAGGGATGACAACCCGGGGACAGCAGTACCTGCATACAGTCAAAAAACACCTGGAGCTACCGTTGATTACGACGGCTAGTAAAACTGCGCTGAACCAGGGGCTTGCCTTAGAGGCGCGAGCGGGCTTAGTAACGGAGCTGGTGAATGGTCGGGTTCAAGATCGGGGCCGATCGGTAATCCGGAAACCAGCTATCAAGGAGTAG
- a CDS encoding DUF177 domain-containing protein, with product MKWSFEKLQGYQTEPFTEQGTLDLKADLLERYPQEILDATPFTVQVSAVADNGDVIIDADVEGAVTVPSSRSLTPFSLPLKFHFSEVYVNTKAAFNRYENEVVVIKVDDAGKVDFDKAVADNVIVQIPMQVLSPAERDGAKMPVGEDWEVISEADFNEQHAGAKQVDPRLASLKQFYADDTDKT from the coding sequence ATGAAGTGGTCCTTTGAAAAGTTACAAGGTTATCAAACGGAGCCGTTCACAGAACAGGGCACGCTTGATTTGAAGGCAGACCTTCTGGAGCGGTATCCGCAGGAGATTTTAGATGCAACGCCATTTACGGTCCAAGTTTCTGCGGTAGCTGATAACGGGGATGTAATCATTGATGCCGACGTCGAAGGAGCGGTGACAGTGCCATCGTCGCGTTCGTTAACACCGTTTTCATTGCCACTGAAATTTCATTTTTCCGAAGTGTATGTCAACACCAAGGCCGCCTTTAATCGCTATGAGAATGAGGTTGTCGTTATCAAGGTTGATGACGCTGGAAAGGTTGATTTTGACAAAGCAGTGGCAGATAATGTGATTGTGCAGATTCCAATGCAAGTCCTTTCTCCAGCCGAACGGGACGGAGCTAAAATGCCGGTCGGTGAGGACTGGGAAGTGATTTCCGAGGCTGACTTTAACGAGCAGCACGCGGGAGCTAAACAAGTTGATCCACGTCTTGCTAGTCTGAAGCAGTTTTATGCGGATGATACCGACAAGACTTAA
- the rpmF gene encoding 50S ribosomal protein L32 produces the protein MAVPKRKTSKARRDMRRGHIKLTVPGMSPCPNCGELRKSHYVCPSCGYYNGKEVVAQKNN, from the coding sequence ATGGCTGTACCAAAGCGAAAAACTTCGAAAGCAAGAAGAGATATGCGTCGTGGTCACATTAAGTTGACGGTACCGGGCATGAGTCCATGCCCTAACTGTGGTGAACTGCGGAAGTCTCACTATGTTTGCCCAAGTTGTGGTTACTACAACGGCAAGGAAGTTGTTGCTCAAAAGAACAACTAA
- a CDS encoding glutamate--cysteine ligase has translation MGQKKQNAAVTVETLLSGWTGVEIEEHRVEQHPRRLSRFDHPAQLGDRHYQPYFQTDFSESMEELITAPHQAVRAVSSQLHSLQQLLMEQLHPDEVIWPLSMPPKLQPTDVTFLEKTFKRDWYQGYRDLLLAKYGPLQHIMCGVHVSYSPTPAIVNWYQARHQIADQVTAKNQLMFQITQELVGFRWLLTYLFGASPLDENQPAPRPLVRSLRASHRGFGNRADVHVSYQRLADFVNQQLDAIRMNKLFAPSEFYGPVRLKAKKGLASIPQQGIDYLELRTLDNDPFAADGIAPTTLRVVRLLILAGILFPEPWDAKRLADAATANDQVALAAPTAPLPADLQASAKQLVEQLQLVVKQLPNPADWQASLAMVHDRLQNPQQTTAGRLVSYVRQDSLSEFGFQRGLATKRARQGATLTAQFPDVVPALVPVYRYLAQTGIPFRVATPTKLVVTIADHAPITVTNPAQLAELQALWQAYFQ, from the coding sequence ATGGGGCAAAAAAAGCAGAACGCAGCTGTAACAGTTGAAACGTTACTATCCGGTTGGACTGGGGTCGAAATTGAAGAGCACCGGGTGGAACAACATCCCCGCCGGCTCTCGCGGTTTGATCATCCGGCCCAACTGGGGGACCGGCACTACCAGCCCTACTTTCAAACTGATTTTTCGGAAAGCATGGAGGAGTTAATTACGGCTCCACACCAAGCCGTCCGAGCGGTCAGTAGCCAGTTGCACAGTTTGCAACAGTTATTAATGGAACAATTACACCCAGATGAAGTGATTTGGCCCCTGTCAATGCCCCCAAAGTTGCAACCAACTGACGTGACCTTTTTAGAAAAGACCTTCAAACGGGATTGGTATCAGGGCTATCGGGATTTATTGCTGGCGAAGTACGGCCCGTTGCAGCACATTATGTGTGGGGTGCACGTTAGTTACTCGCCAACGCCCGCAATCGTGAACTGGTATCAAGCACGACATCAAATTGCAGACCAGGTAACAGCCAAAAACCAGTTAATGTTTCAGATCACCCAGGAATTAGTGGGATTTCGGTGGTTATTAACGTATTTATTTGGAGCTAGTCCGCTGGATGAAAATCAACCAGCGCCGCGCCCCTTAGTCCGCTCGCTGCGTGCCAGTCATCGGGGCTTTGGAAACCGGGCGGATGTTCACGTTAGCTATCAGCGGCTGGCGGATTTTGTTAACCAACAACTTGACGCGATTCGTATGAACAAATTATTTGCCCCTAGTGAGTTTTACGGACCAGTGCGCTTAAAGGCAAAAAAGGGGTTAGCCTCGATTCCGCAGCAGGGAATTGATTATTTGGAATTACGGACGCTCGATAACGATCCCTTTGCTGCGGATGGTATTGCTCCAACGACCCTCCGGGTGGTTCGCTTACTAATTCTAGCAGGGATCCTGTTTCCCGAACCTTGGGATGCTAAGCGCCTGGCGGATGCTGCCACTGCCAATGATCAGGTTGCCCTTGCCGCTCCGACGGCTCCATTACCGGCCGATTTGCAGGCTAGTGCTAAGCAGTTGGTGGAGCAGTTACAACTCGTTGTGAAGCAATTACCAAATCCCGCAGATTGGCAGGCCAGCTTAGCAATGGTGCACGACCGACTCCAGAATCCACAGCAGACCACCGCAGGACGGTTAGTTTCCTATGTCCGCCAGGATTCTCTAAGTGAGTTTGGCTTTCAACGGGGGCTTGCAACCAAACGGGCTCGCCAAGGAGCGACGCTGACCGCACAATTTCCGGACGTTGTTCCAGCGTTGGTCCCGGTGTATCGCTACCTTGCGCAGACTGGCATTCCATTTAGAGTGGCGACCCCAACTAAACTGGTGGTAACCATTGCTGATCACGCCCCTATCACGGTGACCAATCCCGCGCAACTAGCGGAGCTTCAAGCACTGTGGCAAGCGTATTTTCAGTAG
- a CDS encoding Bax inhibitor-1/YccA family protein — translation MNGEILGNTQDLAQRLIAKTYQKVTIGLIITGLVMAFMATFMRGFIMSMGLGTSLIFLVIMIGLMFMLSRSVSNENSSPSTANGIYYALTVLFGVSTSPLLVYYNMNTVGLAMLATALMFGGLTYYANHTKKNYIPMGIYLFWALLAAVVLSIVAIFIRIPGFYLLLDVVLLVIFSFYIIVDTQSVKQYANQVTSESQLEKYSTIGALNIYIDVLNLFEILVELFGAGQSNNN, via the coding sequence ATGAATGGTGAAATTTTAGGAAACACGCAGGATCTCGCCCAACGGTTAATTGCCAAAACGTACCAAAAGGTGACGATTGGGTTAATCATTACGGGGCTTGTGATGGCCTTTATGGCGACGTTTATGCGTGGCTTTATCATGTCAATGGGATTAGGAACTTCATTAATCTTTTTGGTAATTATGATTGGACTCATGTTCATGCTATCCCGCTCGGTTAGCAATGAAAACTCCAGTCCATCGACGGCCAATGGAATTTATTACGCCTTGACAGTTTTGTTTGGGGTTTCGACGAGTCCGCTGTTGGTTTACTACAACATGAATACTGTTGGGTTAGCAATGTTAGCCACGGCGCTCATGTTTGGAGGCCTAACTTACTATGCTAACCACACCAAGAAGAATTATATTCCAATGGGAATCTATTTATTCTGGGCCTTATTAGCAGCAGTAGTGTTATCGATTGTGGCAATTTTCATTCGCATCCCAGGCTTCTACCTGCTCCTAGATGTGGTCTTGTTGGTAATCTTTTCGTTCTACATTATCGTTGATACGCAGAGCGTTAAGCAATACGCTAACCAAGTAACGTCAGAAAGTCAGTTAGAAAAGTATAGTACCATTGGCGCCTTAAACATCTACATTGATGTCTTGAACCTGTTTGAAATTTTGGTCGAACTCTTCGGAGCTGGTCAAAGTAATAATAATTAG
- the yidC gene encoding membrane protein insertase YidC, giving the protein MKIGKKLALLGLTGLAGLTLSGCVQTDAHGKPYGLVYDYLAVPGQHVMDWLAKFVGGYGWSLIVITVVVRLLLLPMMVNQVKKSTVQQEKMALVKPQLTKLQQLMKNAKTQQEQMALNQQMMRLYKDNNISMTGGIGCLPLLIQLPVFAALYAAIRYSPELSHTVFMGIQLGQRSLLLAVLSLIVYGIQGYLSVIGMPKEQRKQMGFMMLISPIMIFFVTLSSPAGLGIYFFIGGLFAILQQLIVNAYRPKIVAQVNAEAKRNPPKVVVSEEVVQTEDQIAKEEQNQSTTKQPQHHRNQNKQRHHHDD; this is encoded by the coding sequence ATGAAAATCGGCAAAAAACTGGCCTTATTAGGTCTGACTGGGCTCGCTGGGTTGACGCTGTCTGGCTGTGTGCAAACGGACGCCCACGGCAAACCCTATGGATTAGTTTATGACTACCTAGCCGTTCCCGGTCAACACGTAATGGATTGGCTCGCAAAGTTCGTTGGAGGCTACGGCTGGTCTCTCATCGTGATTACCGTCGTCGTTCGCTTACTGTTACTTCCGATGATGGTCAACCAGGTGAAAAAATCCACCGTCCAGCAGGAAAAAATGGCCCTCGTCAAACCACAGTTAACGAAGCTGCAACAGTTGATGAAAAATGCCAAAACCCAACAGGAACAGATGGCCCTTAATCAACAAATGATGCGGCTCTATAAAGACAATAATATCAGTATGACCGGAGGGATTGGTTGCTTACCCCTCCTCATTCAATTGCCCGTCTTTGCCGCCCTCTACGCGGCCATTCGGTATTCACCAGAACTTTCCCACACGGTATTCATGGGCATTCAACTGGGGCAACGAAGCCTCTTGTTAGCCGTCCTCTCTCTAATTGTATATGGAATCCAGGGTTATCTGTCTGTAATTGGCATGCCAAAGGAGCAACGGAAACAAATGGGCTTTATGATGTTAATTAGTCCGATTATGATTTTCTTTGTAACCTTGTCTTCTCCGGCTGGCCTAGGGATCTACTTCTTCATTGGCGGCCTCTTTGCAATCTTGCAACAACTAATTGTTAACGCCTACCGGCCTAAAATTGTGGCCCAGGTTAATGCAGAAGCCAAGCGGAATCCGCCCAAGGTAGTGGTCTCAGAAGAAGTGGTCCAGACCGAAGATCAAATTGCCAAAGAAGAACAGAACCAATCTACGACTAAGCAACCCCAACACCACCGCAATCAAAATAAACAACGCCATCATCACGATGACTAA
- a CDS encoding TrmH family RNA methyltransferase, whose product MERINSKQNQRIKIVKKLTTAKGRKQQHQYLLESWHLVQAALVALPATDIVMIYATDDQYLEHGAALTDQPVTLISEAVAQELGDTQTPQGIFLVCKLPGAVSTIVPKGAWLLLDHVQDPGNIGTMVRTADAAGFRGVVFGTGTANPYHSKVLRAMQGSQFHLQVVQQALPTVIKQFQEHQVPIYGTELNPAAVNYRTISPQTDFALIMGNEGNGMDQALLQQTTNNLYIPIQGHAESLNVAIAAAVIMFRITAH is encoded by the coding sequence ATGGAACGAATTAATTCGAAACAAAACCAACGAATTAAAATTGTAAAAAAATTAACCACGGCTAAGGGGCGCAAGCAGCAACACCAATATTTATTGGAAAGCTGGCATTTAGTGCAGGCGGCCTTGGTGGCATTACCAGCCACAGACATCGTGATGATATATGCGACCGATGACCAGTATTTGGAGCACGGAGCGGCGCTCACCGACCAACCGGTGACGTTGATTTCTGAAGCCGTTGCCCAGGAACTCGGTGACACGCAAACCCCCCAGGGAATCTTTCTCGTGTGCAAGCTACCGGGTGCGGTGAGCACCATTGTCCCCAAAGGAGCGTGGTTACTGTTAGACCACGTCCAGGATCCCGGTAACATTGGGACGATGGTGCGGACCGCTGATGCAGCCGGCTTTCGCGGAGTGGTGTTTGGAACTGGGACTGCCAATCCTTACCATAGTAAAGTTTTGCGGGCCATGCAGGGGAGTCAGTTTCATTTACAGGTCGTTCAACAGGCATTACCCACCGTCATCAAGCAGTTTCAAGAGCACCAGGTTCCCATCTATGGAACGGAGCTAAATCCGGCGGCGGTTAACTACCGCACGATTTCGCCCCAAACTGATTTTGCTCTGATCATGGGGAACGAGGGGAATGGGATGGACCAGGCGTTATTGCAACAGACCACGAACAACTTGTATATTCCCATTCAAGGCCACGCAGAATCATTGAACGTTGCGATTGCAGCGGCGGTGATTATGTTTCGTATTACGGCACATTAA
- a CDS encoding hydrolase: MTKPAWQTDPEYVACVQDLLQTPAVQKLANYTQHHHSTRLKHCLYVSYESYRIAKKCHLDYRAAARGGLLHDLFYYDWRTTKFAVGSHAFIHPRVALRNAHQLTELTPKEEDIILKHMWGLTLARPKYKESVIVSLVDDYAAVHEFIHPIETKMKQVFKK; the protein is encoded by the coding sequence ATGACAAAACCAGCTTGGCAGACGGATCCGGAGTACGTGGCCTGTGTGCAGGACCTGTTACAAACGCCGGCGGTCCAGAAACTGGCCAACTATACACAACATCACCATTCGACGCGGCTCAAACATTGTTTATATGTTTCCTACGAAAGTTATCGAATTGCGAAGAAGTGCCATTTAGATTACCGGGCAGCCGCCCGGGGGGGCTTGTTGCACGATTTATTTTACTATGACTGGCGCACCACCAAGTTTGCGGTCGGGAGTCATGCCTTTATTCACCCCCGGGTGGCCCTTCGTAATGCCCATCAGCTTACCGAACTAACCCCGAAGGAAGAGGATATTATCTTGAAGCACATGTGGGGATTAACGTTGGCCCGGCCGAAGTATAAGGAGAGTGTAATTGTTTCCTTGGTGGACGACTATGCAGCCGTTCATGAATTTATACATCCAATTGAAACAAAGATGAAACAAGTATTTAAAAAATAA
- a CDS encoding winged helix-turn-helix transcriptional regulator: MGKKRMRAEACLCASFQEAFRILGRKWNGMIIQSLLVSGPLRFGELALKVADCSDRVLTARLKELQACGIVTRKTSADSALILYDLTPKGQDLRPVMEATHAWADKWCNQHDEA; this comes from the coding sequence ATGGGAAAGAAACGAATGCGGGCTGAAGCTTGTTTATGTGCTAGTTTTCAGGAAGCGTTTCGAATTTTGGGACGAAAGTGGAACGGAATGATCATTCAGTCACTATTGGTAAGTGGTCCACTGCGGTTTGGAGAACTAGCCTTAAAGGTTGCTGATTGTAGCGACCGGGTCTTGACGGCACGGTTGAAAGAACTGCAAGCGTGTGGGATCGTAACCCGCAAGACCAGTGCTGACTCGGCTCTGATTTTGTACGATTTAACCCCCAAGGGGCAGGATTTACGTCCGGTGATGGAAGCCACCCACGCCTGGGCGGATAAGTGGTGTAATCAGCATGATGAGGCTTGA
- the pheS gene encoding phenylalanine--tRNA ligase subunit alpha — MSLQTELETIKETGLQQIAAAPDQQTLNQIKVKLLGKKGSITTTLRGIADLPVAERPVVGSLANQVRDQLTQALQTKLTDLETVAMNQQLAAEKIDVTLPGDQIPFGHPHVIQKIIDEIEDIFIGMGYQVLSGPEVEEEYYNFEMMNLPKDHPARDMQDTFYITKEILMRTHTSPMQARALETHDFSTGPLKMISPGVVFRRDTDDPTHSHQFHQVEGIVIDKHITMADLKGTLAAMTHALFGSKFAVRLRPSYFPFTEPSVEADITCMNCGGKGCSVCKGSGWIEVLGAGMVHPNVLQMAGVDPETYGGFAFGVGPDRFAMLKYGVNDIRDFYLNNLKFLTQFD; from the coding sequence ATGAGTTTGCAAACAGAATTAGAAACAATTAAGGAGACGGGGTTGCAACAAATTGCAGCTGCGCCGGATCAGCAAACCCTTAATCAAATTAAAGTGAAGTTACTCGGGAAAAAGGGGTCGATTACAACCACCCTTCGCGGTATTGCCGACTTACCGGTAGCTGAACGGCCCGTCGTGGGTAGTTTAGCTAACCAGGTGCGAGATCAGCTCACGCAAGCGCTACAAACTAAGTTAACCGACTTAGAAACGGTGGCCATGAACCAGCAACTAGCGGCTGAAAAAATTGACGTTACTTTACCCGGGGACCAGATTCCGTTTGGACACCCCCACGTCATTCAAAAAATTATCGATGAAATTGAGGATATTTTCATTGGAATGGGCTACCAGGTTTTAAGCGGTCCAGAGGTGGAAGAAGAATACTATAACTTTGAGATGATGAACCTGCCAAAGGATCATCCCGCTCGTGATATGCAGGACACGTTCTACATCACGAAGGAAATTTTAATGCGGACGCATACTTCGCCCATGCAAGCTCGGGCGTTAGAAACCCACGATTTTTCTACGGGACCTTTGAAAATGATTTCTCCAGGAGTGGTTTTTCGGCGGGATACTGATGATCCGACTCATTCGCACCAGTTCCATCAAGTTGAAGGAATTGTCATTGACAAACACATTACGATGGCCGATCTCAAGGGGACCTTGGCAGCCATGACGCACGCGTTATTTGGATCCAAGTTTGCGGTCCGGCTTCGCCCGAGTTATTTCCCATTTACAGAACCATCGGTCGAAGCCGACATTACCTGCATGAATTGTGGTGGCAAGGGCTGTTCAGTTTGTAAGGGTTCCGGCTGGATCGAAGTCTTAGGAGCCGGCATGGTGCACCCAAACGTTTTGCAGATGGCCGGAGTTGACCCTGAAACTTACGGCGGTTTTGCCTTTGGCGTTGGCCCGGATCGCTTTGCTATGTTGAAGTATGGGGTTAACGACATTCGTGATTTCTATTTGAATAACCTGAAATTCTTAACGCAGTTTGATTAA